The Pseudomonas azadiae genome includes a window with the following:
- a CDS encoding tyrosine-type recombinase/integrase, with protein sequence MSQTKEDMQSKATRPFSRGELMQIKETLEQKGSLTDRLLFSLMLTGMRPSEYLPFKSQDLVLGVEKTVKFRAVSLSKQDVDLAVQILNLRNSSKNDYIFPSGSASNSPMKPEELRKKLVSWLKAANVSHGGRSPHVVRRSVIIAKAEAAMQVSKRFNPAMGTISRNMTHHYANNKRPPQN encoded by the coding sequence ATGAGCCAAACAAAAGAAGATATGCAAAGCAAAGCGACCAGGCCTTTTAGTCGAGGTGAGCTTATGCAAATAAAAGAAACTCTCGAACAGAAAGGCTCGCTTACAGACCGGTTACTTTTCTCCCTAATGCTCACAGGCATGAGGCCCAGCGAATATTTGCCGTTCAAATCGCAAGACTTGGTGCTTGGAGTCGAGAAAACAGTAAAATTCAGAGCAGTTTCACTGTCAAAGCAAGACGTAGATCTTGCAGTACAGATACTGAATCTGAGGAACAGCTCAAAGAACGACTACATTTTCCCCAGCGGCTCAGCTTCAAACTCTCCGATGAAGCCTGAAGAACTTCGTAAGAAGCTCGTGAGCTGGCTGAAGGCTGCGAACGTAAGCCATGGTGGACGCTCGCCACACGTCGTGCGTCGTTCGGTTATTATAGCTAAGGCAGAAGCGGCGATGCAGGTATCCAAGCGTTTCAATCCTGCCATGGGCACAATCAGCCGGAACATGACCCACCACTACGCTAACAACAAGCGCCCGCCGCAAAACTAA
- a CDS encoding colicin-like pore-forming protein — protein MSTNGIELPPIIVTPDPLPPPPPLPPVPVVVPGVPGAQPPPTADVPVGTDVETLLSLPKIRSEGYIIPIAGKATRAQVDIEAAFNANFPNIAAETEGEVATALGDVSLLTDLEKKQKEKTVVDVLIAQSQDLLTNNNAVANSYFGRDPLAVEFKKNAVYLAMDITEAKRPGTPIEVYRSFVASISAVYESKKLVEKIRILTEKSNALTQAVAAAQAAEDERIAAEAAAKKAAEEAEAKRIAEEKAKEEEEIKGAIKFTADFYKEIGERYGAQMSALATDLAETAKGKTLRNAEEALKAFDQYRDHLDKKFSAADRAAIVNALDSLDRAELAKNLNIFAKGFGYTGKAFDAYDLVEEVKKSYASGDWNNTVLKVETLFAGSAATGLIAFAFGVTVSTPVGIVAFALIMALVSAYIDDAHVKQFNDALDAILP, from the coding sequence ATGTCTACAAATGGAATTGAGCTACCTCCTATCATCGTCACACCAGATCCCCTTCCGCCTCCACCGCCGCTACCACCAGTACCTGTTGTTGTACCAGGAGTACCTGGTGCGCAACCTCCTCCTACAGCAGATGTGCCTGTTGGGACTGATGTTGAAACCCTTCTGAGCCTCCCGAAAATCCGCTCTGAAGGATATATTATACCTATTGCGGGTAAAGCAACCCGAGCACAAGTGGATATAGAAGCCGCTTTCAATGCGAATTTTCCAAATATTGCAGCTGAAACTGAAGGAGAAGTAGCCACTGCGCTTGGAGATGTTAGCCTACTAACTGACCTGGAAAAAAAGCAAAAAGAAAAAACTGTTGTAGATGTTTTGATTGCTCAATCGCAAGATCTACTTACTAACAATAATGCTGTTGCTAATTCGTACTTTGGGCGAGATCCGCTTGCAGTAGAATTTAAAAAGAACGCAGTATATCTCGCAATGGATATTACTGAAGCTAAACGTCCAGGCACTCCGATTGAAGTCTATAGGTCCTTTGTCGCGTCTATTTCAGCTGTTTATGAAAGTAAAAAGCTGGTTGAAAAAATCCGGATTCTCACTGAAAAGTCTAATGCTTTGACCCAAGCGGTTGCAGCAGCACAAGCTGCAGAGGATGAACGTATTGCGGCTGAAGCAGCAGCAAAAAAAGCTGCAGAGGAAGCAGAAGCAAAACGAATTGCCGAAGAAAAAGCAAAGGAAGAGGAGGAAATTAAGGGGGCTATCAAATTCACTGCTGATTTCTACAAAGAAATCGGAGAGAGATATGGCGCTCAAATGTCGGCATTAGCTACAGATTTGGCTGAAACGGCCAAAGGTAAAACGCTTCGTAATGCTGAAGAGGCTTTGAAGGCTTTTGATCAATACAGGGATCATCTGGATAAGAAGTTCAGTGCTGCAGATCGTGCCGCCATCGTGAATGCTCTGGATTCACTTGATCGAGCCGAGTTGGCAAAAAACCTCAACATCTTCGCAAAAGGGTTTGGCTATACTGGCAAAGCCTTTGATGCGTATGACTTGGTTGAAGAGGTGAAGAAAAGCTATGCTTCGGGTGATTGGAACAACACTGTGCTGAAAGTTGAAACACTTTTTGCCGGCAGCGCAGCTACAGGTCTAATTGCTTTTGCTTTCGGAGTGACCGTCTCCACACCAGTTGGTATCGTAGCTTTTGCCCTGATTATGGCACTTGTCAGTGCTTATATTGATGATGCGCACGTGAAGCAATTCAACGACGCTCTTGATGCAATTTTGCCTTAA
- a CDS encoding colicin E1 immunity protein, whose amino-acid sequence MGLCSTFLFPFSRMIIEKAALRFTTREFWTTGLFTESPGKNGLYAIFYVACTILAVPIFCIYLIYMALKKVA is encoded by the coding sequence ATGGGTTTATGTAGTACTTTTTTATTCCCTTTTTCGCGGATGATAATCGAAAAAGCGGCGCTTCGCTTCACTACGCGAGAATTCTGGACTACTGGCTTATTTACTGAGTCACCAGGAAAAAATGGTCTGTATGCTATCTTTTATGTGGCCTGCACGATCCTAGCAGTCCCCATTTTTTGTATATATTTAATTTATATGGCATTAAAAAAAGTGGCCTAA
- a CDS encoding AAA family ATPase, which yields MKIIYKARESRRTNPLPEGEDDVLELLSNDWNDYGYETTFMTTCRIAGERIQLGAIKILFEKSNSRRYLKELLQNGWDGSFPIPNESYISTPGEITFYEQLVGALSPKKAVKAAEALRDASYLIHVKDDASAQEMIQEGGFKDSLQRERGSIDAFNSGWKILDQKSLAARDVDFSFKDVFGQRSSLTFKFGVGETSLPRDINVLIGANGTGKSQLLHQMVKAWLADPRQVRSGDFAVPPDISRLIVVSYSPFEQFPVDMEDSKLNDKDAYKYFGLRGVSKSSSPKRKLITLSRDIPRQDTVASLVSCVMDDQRFRHIQGWGRKIATAERVLRAAIKFDAIALKLKSNINLKDLFEDLDELDKAVSVIKQGGKEASFITITASNIRHIDANMLERFVNAEQGVLFLADGVIQQLSSGQRLFTYLVINVLGAIKRNTLILIDEPELFLHPSLEIQLVDMLKQILQSFNSRAVLATHSVSTVREIPADCVHVLERTDDSLIIKQPPFQTFGGDFQRIASYVFGDRAVSKPFERWIEDQLEGMSAEELIQSLGDDVNEELIIQILAMGRDQW from the coding sequence TTGAAAATCATTTATAAAGCCCGTGAGAGTCGTCGTACCAATCCTTTGCCTGAAGGTGAAGACGACGTGTTGGAACTTCTCTCCAACGATTGGAACGACTACGGGTACGAAACCACTTTCATGACGACCTGTAGGATTGCTGGCGAGAGGATACAGCTGGGTGCAATAAAGATTCTTTTTGAAAAGTCCAACTCCCGTCGCTATTTGAAGGAGCTCTTGCAAAATGGATGGGATGGATCATTTCCAATCCCAAACGAATCATATATTTCCACACCTGGCGAAATCACCTTCTACGAGCAGCTTGTAGGAGCCCTCTCTCCTAAAAAGGCTGTCAAGGCCGCTGAAGCGTTGCGAGATGCGAGTTACTTGATTCATGTCAAGGATGATGCCAGCGCGCAAGAAATGATACAGGAAGGGGGGTTTAAAGACTCTTTGCAACGCGAGCGCGGATCTATCGATGCATTTAATAGTGGATGGAAGATTCTGGATCAAAAGTCCTTAGCAGCTCGCGATGTTGACTTTAGTTTCAAGGATGTATTTGGTCAGCGTTCTAGTCTGACATTTAAATTTGGTGTAGGGGAAACATCGCTTCCAAGGGATATAAACGTATTGATTGGTGCAAACGGCACTGGGAAGTCTCAACTCCTTCATCAGATGGTGAAGGCGTGGCTTGCAGATCCTAGACAAGTTCGATCTGGAGATTTCGCTGTGCCACCTGATATCAGTCGATTGATTGTAGTTTCTTACAGCCCCTTTGAGCAATTTCCAGTGGATATGGAAGATTCTAAGCTCAATGACAAGGACGCTTATAAATATTTTGGGTTGCGAGGGGTTTCTAAGTCTTCATCTCCAAAAAGGAAACTAATCACCCTTTCTAGAGACATTCCTCGGCAAGACACTGTTGCTTCTCTGGTCTCCTGTGTTATGGATGATCAGCGGTTTCGCCATATTCAAGGATGGGGACGAAAGATTGCCACCGCTGAGCGTGTGCTTCGTGCGGCAATTAAATTTGACGCTATCGCTTTGAAGTTGAAGAGCAACATAAACCTCAAAGACTTATTCGAAGATCTGGATGAGCTTGATAAGGCTGTCAGTGTCATAAAGCAAGGAGGGAAAGAGGCAAGCTTTATTACTATAACAGCTTCTAATATTCGTCACATTGACGCTAATATGTTGGAGCGATTTGTCAATGCCGAGCAAGGTGTGTTGTTCTTGGCTGACGGCGTTATACAGCAGTTGAGCTCAGGGCAGCGACTCTTTACCTATCTTGTTATCAACGTTCTTGGGGCAATTAAACGCAATACCCTTATTTTGATCGACGAGCCGGAGCTTTTTCTTCACCCGTCGCTTGAGATACAGCTTGTGGATATGCTCAAGCAGATTCTTCAGAGCTTCAACTCGCGGGCTGTGCTTGCCACGCATTCTGTCTCGACTGTGAGGGAGATACCAGCCGACTGTGTTCACGTCCTTGAGCGAACGGATGATTCTCTGATAATTAAGCAACCTCCCTTCCAGACTTTCGGGGGAGATTTTCAGCGTATAGCCTCATACGTGTTTGGGGACAGAGCAGTATCCAAGCCCTTCGAGCGCTGGATCGAAGATCAGTTGGAGGGCATGTCAGCCGAAGAACTCATCCAGTCCCTTGGCGACGATGTAAACGAAGAGCTGATCATTCAAATCTTAGCGATGGGGCGCGACCAATGGTGA
- a CDS encoding glycine zipper domain-containing protein: MNKTLPALVLGVLISQGAMAAGDGTAALGGGVGGALGNIVGQQLGGSTGAAVGAGLGGAAGGAVGAQKGNRAEAAIGGGVGSAGGSLIGNRLGGTTGSTIGAGLGGAAGGALGNNLADDEHRSDGKKHRGNKHKHKNKRH; the protein is encoded by the coding sequence ATGAATAAGACACTACCCGCCCTGGTCCTGGGTGTTCTGATCTCGCAAGGAGCGATGGCTGCCGGAGATGGTACAGCGGCGCTCGGCGGCGGCGTCGGTGGTGCACTCGGCAACATCGTCGGCCAACAGCTTGGCGGTTCCACTGGGGCCGCCGTAGGTGCAGGCCTGGGTGGCGCCGCCGGTGGAGCGGTCGGTGCCCAGAAGGGCAATCGAGCGGAAGCCGCCATAGGCGGTGGGGTCGGGTCGGCGGGCGGCTCGCTGATAGGCAATCGCCTGGGCGGCACGACAGGATCGACGATCGGTGCGGGCTTAGGCGGTGCCGCGGGTGGCGCGCTGGGTAATAACTTGGCGGATGACGAACACCGTTCCGACGGCAAGAAACACAGGGGCAATAAGCACAAACACAAGAACAAGCGCCATTAA
- a CDS encoding GNAT family N-acetyltransferase, translating to MEDLEQIVDSECSDLLVVRAASGGNILGALTLIHFRIPTGIRAWIEDVVVDASARGQGVGKALIQAAIEKSRDLGARTLDLTSNPDRESAHRLYEGAGFSVRTTKVYRHIK from the coding sequence ATGGAAGATTTGGAGCAGATTGTGGATTCAGAGTGCTCCGATTTATTGGTAGTGAGAGCAGCAAGTGGAGGAAACATTTTGGGGGCGCTAACCCTGATTCATTTTCGCATTCCGACAGGTATTCGTGCCTGGATCGAAGACGTCGTAGTAGATGCCAGTGCTCGAGGTCAAGGGGTCGGCAAAGCACTCATACAAGCAGCAATAGAAAAAAGCCGTGACCTCGGCGCGAGAACTCTGGATTTAACCTCCAATCCAGATCGTGAATCTGCCCATCGTTTATATGAGGGGGCCGGATTTTCGGTCCGTACAACAAAGGTCTACCGACATATCAAATGA
- a CDS encoding RDD family protein — MEVRTTQNEYRKPDNLAGLGRRLGGQWIDSLITLLVLFAVGKTAEFVGVSPDAVGILAFGSAAAYYLFSDAMPNGQSVGKKLLGMSVIDERSHLDCNLYQSFMRNITTPILSIFDWIFIFFGSRKRLGDMLASTIVVRLK; from the coding sequence ATGGAAGTGAGGACCACTCAAAACGAATACCGGAAGCCAGACAACCTGGCCGGATTGGGGCGGCGGTTGGGAGGGCAATGGATTGATTCATTAATTACCCTTTTGGTCTTATTCGCCGTGGGAAAAACGGCTGAGTTTGTTGGTGTATCGCCAGACGCGGTCGGAATCTTGGCTTTCGGGTCTGCTGCGGCGTACTACCTATTTTCAGATGCAATGCCCAACGGTCAAAGCGTAGGTAAAAAACTGCTGGGGATGTCAGTAATTGACGAGCGCAGCCACCTTGACTGCAATCTATATCAGTCGTTCATGCGCAACATCACTACGCCTATTCTGAGCATTTTTGACTGGATCTTTATTTTCTTCGGCTCACGGAAACGCTTGGGAGACATGCTCGCATCCACGATAGTGGTCCGGTTAAAGTAG
- a CDS encoding thiol-disulfide oxidoreductase DCC family protein, protein MTTKTESPAPFLQSGDTAVLFDGTCKLCNGWARFIIHYDKAHRIQLAAVQSPEGQELLRWAGLPQDKFNTIVLISNNKVSIRSETMFEILGRLNVPWRWLKAARVVPAAMRDWMYDKIAVNRYRLFGQYDSTHLPAADHDKRFLKANVALVH, encoded by the coding sequence ATGACCACGAAAACCGAATCCCCTGCCCCGTTCCTACAATCGGGCGACACGGCAGTTCTCTTCGATGGCACATGCAAGCTCTGCAACGGGTGGGCTAGGTTCATCATCCACTATGACAAGGCTCACCGAATTCAGCTCGCTGCGGTTCAGTCGCCTGAGGGCCAAGAGCTTTTGAGGTGGGCCGGACTGCCGCAGGACAAATTCAACACCATTGTTCTCATCTCAAACAACAAGGTGTCCATACGTTCTGAGACGATGTTCGAGATTTTAGGTCGCCTAAATGTCCCGTGGCGCTGGCTCAAGGCTGCACGTGTTGTACCAGCAGCAATGCGAGATTGGATGTACGACAAAATCGCGGTAAATCGCTATCGGTTGTTTGGTCAGTACGACTCCACCCACCTTCCAGCGGCAGATCACGATAAGCGCTTTTTGAAAGCAAACGTCGCATTGGTTCACTAG
- a CDS encoding GNAT family N-acetyltransferase, which produces MDEAITYRAATVQDALSICELGQLLNAVHHAARPDIYAAATQDFSRDLPHWSGLFEKPGQVVFIANVGHQAAAFITASLSASSGPLMQPLNVVRIGSVCVAEQFWGKGIGRMLIQLVKNWAIENDAHDLRLSVWPFNARAARMYTEFGFETRAFEMGMRL; this is translated from the coding sequence ATGGACGAAGCCATTACTTACCGAGCAGCAACGGTACAAGACGCATTGAGCATCTGTGAGTTAGGACAATTGCTTAACGCGGTGCACCACGCTGCCCGCCCCGATATTTACGCGGCTGCCACCCAAGACTTTTCGCGCGATCTTCCTCACTGGTCAGGTCTTTTCGAGAAACCGGGTCAGGTTGTGTTCATCGCGAATGTCGGTCACCAGGCCGCAGCCTTCATTACTGCCAGCCTGTCAGCAAGCTCTGGGCCGCTGATGCAACCGCTGAATGTTGTTCGCATTGGATCGGTATGTGTTGCCGAGCAATTTTGGGGGAAAGGTATTGGACGTATGCTTATTCAGCTCGTTAAAAACTGGGCTATCGAAAATGACGCCCACGACTTGAGGTTGTCCGTCTGGCCGTTCAATGCACGTGCTGCTCGCATGTACACAGAGTTCGGGTTTGAGACTCGTGCTTTCGAGATGGGAATGCGTCTGTAA
- a CDS encoding DUF262 domain-containing protein, whose protein sequence is MTPFFKRYANGGTSDLHIHMPQRLLPTTISHCPIEVLVGHWEKYLVDPSSAREQFPWAARFVMGMPVPSWARGLEWNLGQKSRFISAVWSGGDLGSYLTNDWYEPVIGSRALAENSEILIDGQQRLHSLEEYLLDRLAIPDAQGQPRIWSELGNGERKRFLSTIFTHVRVSSGDEVALRRTYDLCALGVVPRSFDQRAIR, encoded by the coding sequence ATGACTCCATTTTTTAAACGCTACGCCAACGGCGGAACATCAGACCTACACATTCATATGCCGCAGCGTCTTCTGCCCACGACCATCAGTCATTGTCCCATCGAGGTCTTAGTGGGCCACTGGGAAAAGTATCTCGTAGACCCCTCCTCCGCTCGTGAGCAGTTTCCGTGGGCTGCGCGATTCGTTATGGGCATGCCCGTTCCATCGTGGGCGCGTGGGTTGGAGTGGAACCTCGGTCAGAAGTCTCGCTTCATCTCTGCAGTATGGTCGGGCGGGGATCTGGGGAGCTACCTCACGAATGACTGGTACGAGCCAGTGATCGGTAGCAGGGCATTGGCCGAAAACAGTGAAATTTTGATTGATGGCCAACAACGTCTGCACAGCCTGGAAGAGTATCTCCTCGACCGGTTGGCGATTCCTGATGCACAAGGACAGCCTAGAATTTGGTCTGAGCTCGGCAACGGCGAAAGGAAACGCTTTCTGTCGACGATCTTTACCCATGTCAGGGTCTCGTCTGGTGACGAGGTGGCATTGCGCAGAACATACGATCTTTGTGCGCTGGGCGTAGTGCCTCGGTCATTTGATCAACGAGCTATTCGATAA
- a CDS encoding superantigen-like protein SSL4, with amino-acid sequence MKPMNKMCGIVAVLGIALSGCATKTPEKPEVAPPETVVQQAPPEVAPATPAKPPVRYEATQANARAESSTPVSPETAQSETDLNQNRAEQCRKELDVLKVYNKASYDKYEAEYQVIASKTAKYMEIKDSLGPDLNYMVMPAYQFQIREFCFRVKTRLSELVLRQAK; translated from the coding sequence GTGAAACCGATGAATAAAATGTGTGGCATCGTTGCAGTACTAGGAATTGCCCTCTCGGGATGCGCTACGAAAACGCCAGAAAAACCTGAAGTGGCTCCGCCGGAAACCGTCGTCCAGCAAGCACCACCTGAAGTCGCGCCTGCGACGCCAGCAAAACCGCCTGTGCGGTATGAGGCCACACAGGCGAATGCTCGTGCTGAGAGCTCAACTCCCGTTTCGCCAGAAACGGCTCAGTCAGAGACAGATTTAAACCAGAACCGCGCCGAGCAATGCCGTAAAGAGCTGGATGTTTTAAAGGTCTACAACAAAGCGTCTTACGATAAATACGAGGCTGAATACCAAGTCATCGCCAGCAAGACCGCTAAATACATGGAAATTAAGGACTCACTAGGTCCCGATTTAAACTATATGGTTATGCCCGCCTATCAATTTCAAATTCGTGAGTTCTGCTTCCGAGTTAAGACCCGTCTGTCGGAGCTTGTGCTTCGCCAAGCCAAATAA
- a CDS encoding anti-virulence regulator CigR family protein, producing MFKSRSLIAAVTCLALSVSSVTALADPGNGKGQGNGKGNAQGGQGHGNQGNKGKSAGADDWSRGPSIDRGGVLGVIGGHRDYWRPGPSLPPGIQKNLARGIPLPPGIAKKLDGRLLGRLPQYDGYEWQQAGADLILVAIASGIIYEVLNGAFD from the coding sequence ATGTTCAAATCCCGCTCGCTTATAGCCGCTGTCACTTGCCTTGCCTTGTCCGTAAGCTCAGTGACGGCCCTGGCCGATCCTGGCAACGGAAAAGGCCAAGGAAATGGAAAAGGCAACGCCCAAGGCGGCCAAGGCCATGGCAACCAGGGCAACAAAGGCAAAAGTGCCGGCGCGGATGACTGGAGCCGTGGGCCCAGCATCGACCGTGGTGGCGTATTAGGCGTGATCGGCGGGCATCGTGACTATTGGCGTCCAGGTCCTTCACTGCCCCCCGGAATCCAGAAGAACCTCGCTAGAGGCATACCTCTTCCTCCCGGCATCGCCAAAAAACTGGATGGCCGCTTGCTCGGCAGGCTGCCCCAATACGATGGCTACGAATGGCAGCAAGCGGGCGCTGATCTGATATTGGTAGCCATTGCCTCCGGCATCATTTACGAGGTGCTCAACGGAGCATTCGATTAA